Genomic window (Tripterygium wilfordii isolate XIE 37 chromosome 11, ASM1340144v1, whole genome shotgun sequence):
CCCTCCTTCCTCCTACCTTCCTCccctaaaatataataaaactaTACTATTTTACACATGttctaattatttattattattttaatattctcACACTCTCACGTAATTTATgacttaatttttaaaaatattcaatATGGCGGCTATCTGTTCGGACTGTTCCATGCCAAAAGGTCCCTCCTTTGGTCAACAATCTCTACCCATTCCCTCTACCTTCCGACTCCccctctctatatatatttattaccTCCCCCGGCACTTTTGAAAACCACgtctctctactctctctctACTGAAAtacacaaaagaagaagaagaagagaggtttCAAGGATGTTAAAGATGGAGGTTGTGATACCTGCAAGAGCAATGGATTTCGATTTCAACAGCGCCAGGTCTTCACCTTGTTCCAGTATACCTTCTACTCCGAAACGTTTCGGGAATTACAGCTCCCTCAGTGCTCCAACCAGTCCCACTCGCATCTCCGAGTTCTATCGTGAATTTGAGAATTTTCTGATTAACGATCCAATAAGCGGTGGTGTCCCTTTCGATTGGGAAGAAATGCCTGGTACGCCTAAATCGCCGAAGAAGAACGTGGTCGCCGCTGCAGATGATGATTTCGCTTTTGATTTCAGCCAAGACTTAGAGAAGACCTCGCTCTCTGCAGAAGAGCTCTTCGAAGGCGGAGTGATTCGGCCACTGAAACCTCCACCGCGGCTTCAATTGGAGAACAGAGTCTATGACTCCTCGAAAATCCCTCTTTTGTCTCCGAGATCTCCCAGATCTCCGAAGGAGATCATTCGAAATGTCTTTTCACCGAGAAGGAAGAAAGTTTCAGATCCGTTTGCGGCTGCAGCGGAAATGACTCGTAAACAAGCCGAaaatgagagaggaagagacagAGTTGCAACTTCGCCCAAAAATTCAAGCCGGAGAGGAGCAAGATCGCTTTCTCCTTACAGAGTATCGCAATTTCCcttggaagaagaagagagacagCAACCACGACAACAACAGCAAGCCGTAACCAAGCAATCGCAAGTGAATTCAAAGTCCATCATCACTCCTTCTTCTTCAAAGAGTTCTTCAAGAAGATGGAGACTGAAGGATTTTCTGTTGTTTCGAAGCGCATCAGAGGGAAGAGCATCAGATAGAGATCCTCTCAGGAAATACTCtggtttgtccaggaaacaggAGGATGTAAAGACCTCAAGCTTTCGCACCACGGACGGGTCGGGCTCCGGTTCCGGGTCGAGGCGAAGGGGCCCAGTTTCGGCCCACGAGTTACATTACACCAAAAACAAAGCTGCAACAGAGGATTTGAAGAGAAGAACATTCCTGCCATACAAGACTGGTATTCTTGGGGCACTATTCAGTTGAGCAATCAACACAAAAATGATTTGCTTAAGaaccaaaaaattcaaatttgttgtagagtttgttcttttttttttatacagaaTATGCAAATGTAGAGTTCATACAAAGGGGCACAATATTCTGGCGTGCCCTGCCTCAATCATTACAATTTACCATCATATTATAGAGCCAAAAACATTATTTGGCAGCTAAAATGTTTGGCAGAAACATTCCTGCTTATGTATCATCGTTGTATTACAATTGCAATACAGTTTTTttcctcactttttttttaccataatTTGCAGAACCAGTAACTTGTGATAGACAATGAACGAAACGGCATAAGATAATATATTGTATACAATGATTACTAATGGTTATGATGTAAGACTTTAAGTAGTCTTTGGTATTGTTAATTTAGGTCTTAAACATAAACAAAGTGTTTTCCTAGAGAACAACATCCGTAATAACTACGTAGTTAAGTGTGTTTCTGTAAGAGCACTATTAGGATAGGTGATTTTCTGGGAGGATAAAACCATACGGGCTTGATTTATTCACGGGAATCAAATCATTTTGTTTATGTGTGTTGGACTGAAATTTGTAATAATTACTAGTTTAAACAACCCAAAATGGATGATAATCTATTGTGTTTCTTTGACTGCTAGCTTGGACATTTGTACAAGAAACTTCCTTCATACAAGATACATACGTGCTCTAAGAAATAGATGTATTATTGTTTctctaataatatattaaaataatatctaAGTTGGTAGCTAGAAATAATTAAGTTTATTGTCAACTTCTGCATGCGCCAAGGGTTAAGGTAGAAAGTCTAGTACCCTAAATTTTGTCCAGCTCATTTCGAAAATTGAATAatgaaaatgtgtttttttttttgaggtttcCTTTATGATACATGGTCTTTGGGTTTACAAGTTTATTGAATGATTTGTTCAATTCAGTACATGTTTCATAGTGAGCAGTTAAGGACTTGAAGTGTTAAGCCAAGATATTAAATACTCCACTGTTAATAACCACGAACagttcagatgacactcatgtatgTGATATCTCATAGACGTCATCCAAATGGAATGCGTATTATGGACTAGATTGACAAGCCCTTAATTTGATTGAAAATGTTCATCTTCGGCTGACTTAAAAGAAAACCCAAGTTGGACCTGAAATGGAATGATAAAAGCCCATGTTCATCCACGATGcccaaaacaaaacatcaaggGCCCAGTCCAGAACttaaaagagaaaggaaaaaaaaaaaataagtttggCTCTCGACTCCGCTGCCCGGAAAAACTCCAGAAGAACCTGTCCACGCCTCCACGGTATCACCGCTCAATCTTCCTCATATCATTCAACACTCTCGTAAGATTGATTGAAAGAGAAACAGTAACAAAGGTTCCTAGTTCTTGACTCAGTATCAGATTTGTTTTGCATTGCTATTCGACACCTTGAGAGTGGACCTCCGGTGCTCATAGACTAGTTCGTTTGGCAGAAGAGAAGGAGACGGTACGGATGATGGTAATTCGTTTGATTATGTTCAAATTATTTAAGGTCTGATCGCCCATGTTCGGTCAATTGCTCGAAGTTTTTAGGTCTTATTGCATAATGTGGTTTGAGACTCTGAGTTTGATTATTCAAAGTGCTAAGTCTAATGGTTCAATTTCTTGGGTATGATTATGCGATTTAGTTATCCATGGTCTTCGAAATCCGAAtttgattgttatttttttcctaCTGTTGATGATTATGTCTGTTTGTTCATTAGGTTAATGCATCGGGATGAACTCATTTGGTTAATGCATTGGGATAAATTCATTTGGTTAATGCATTGGGATACTCTGTAGATAATAGATACTGTGTAGCTATGGAAATGTGGGTCTTAGTGTAATTGGATTTGAATCTAAACTGAACCTGCATCTGATTGGCTTAGCTTTCTATTAGTTTATGCCTTTATGGTAGACATTATGTTGCTCTGTAGCTGTCTATATGCCGggcttttattttgaaaattaataGTAATCAGGTTGTGGTCTTGTGATTAATTAAATAAGCATGTTTTGTGTCCTAATCTTGTTAACTAATTGGAAAAGTGATGCAGCGGGCCCCACCCCACAGAGGTCCTCCCTCTCGAGGGCGTGGGCTGTCAACCCCGAGCCCATCGAAACCCCTCTTGGGCCATGGGCCTAAGGGCATAGCCCaaccacatcaggcctgcaGGCCGCACACTCCAACCCATCACGAGCCTTGCGGCCACGCAGGTTGTTGATGCTGGGATTCGAACCCCAGCATCCTTTAACACTAAGGCGCTGAGCCTTAGTGCCAACCATCAAGCTGCAGCTCAATGGATGACACTAAGGCGCAACGCCTTAGTGTTAAAGGGTGGCGTGGGTTCGAATCCCGCCACCAACAACCTAGGCTTGCAGGAATGCATCCAGATGGGTTGGAGTGTGCGGCCTGCAGGTCTGATGTAGTTGGGCTAGGCCCTTAGGCCCATGGCCCAGGAGGGGTTGCGATGGGCTCGGGGTTGACAGCCCACGCCCTCGAGAGGGAGGACCTCTGTGGGGTGGGGCCCGCCTGCATCAAAAAGGAATTCAGATGCTGACCCCCTAAGAATCAGAGGAAGGATGGCTATTTTTGATTGCTAAAGGGAGGGTTGATACCTGGATGGGTTTGATTGAGTCCTATTGGCTTTGGTTCGGTTGGATGCAGTTTTTTATCTTGAAAACATTGGCCATGCCTGAGAACCTTTTATTCATATGTTGCAACCATCAGTGATGTGTTTGACGACTTTTGTTTTGCGTGGGGTCCATGTTAAATAGTTGGCTTAAGCTTCAGGTTTAAATACTTAAATCCCGCTCTTTTTGCGGTGGCCACCGTGTCTGTCTTACCTTTCCTTGGTTATAGGTGACagccacaaaaaaaatttcatctatATTTTGAAATCACAAGCTCAAGTGTCAATTATCGGTAGACTTTTAGAAAGGAGGAAACCAGGTATTAGACTAAGGCGCATTGGACCCATTTATGAGGAGAAAGTTGATCTAATTTTTCTTTCGATATAATATTAGGCCCGCTTCATTTCCAAGTACATATTTTGTTAAATCCACTCTTTGTACAGATGTGGATGCCATTTGAGTGCTGATTTTGAGTGGTACCCATTGTTCATGCATCCTTTGTGATCCAATATTATTTGAACTACCATTAAGGACTCTGACATTATGTTGTGGTGAGTATccatattttcttaaaatagttcatattttcttaatttttgatCGCCTTCCATTCGTGCCGTTCTGGCTGGTTGGTccaaattaaatattttctcAGTAATTATTGTATTCCTAATATACTGAAAGCATAGCCACCAAACCCAATACGAATCACAATCCAATCCATCCAATTACATACCAAATGTGAGTAGATCGAAAATGACCAAAAATTGGTGGAACCCTATGCGAATTCACATTTTCCCTTTATTGGTTTGTGCATTATATTCAGTGAAGAAGCCAATATTGCCAACCCAATGCAAGCGTTTCTTTTGTGAATtcagttgctttttttttttttgtcttcttacGAGCCCTAATTCACATTTCCCTTTATTGGTTCTCGCATCAAATTTGAAGAAACTAACAACCCCAACCCAATGCATGCATTTCTTTTGTGAATTCagttgcttctttttcttttttcttttttgtcgtCTTAGGAACTTTAATTCACATTTTCCCTTCATTGGTTCTTGCATCAAATTCAGTGAAGAAACCAACCCCCCCAACCCAATGCGTCCGTTTCTTTTGCGAGTTCTGcgtctttttctttgttgtcttAGGATCCCCAATTCACTCTTTTCCTTTATTAGTTCTTGCATTGAATTCAGTGAAGAAACCAACAACCCCAACCCAATGCATCCGTTTCCTTTGTGAATTCAGCCACTTGTTTTTTCGTCGCCGTATGCCTTTTGTAATCAGTATTTATGTACGTTTTTGTAACggctttctctgttttctttaaaTACTGATACATCTCTCTTCTTCTGTTGCACTCAGCAATGGCTGCTAAGATGCTCCATCAAGCCTCTCTTGTTCAACCTAAAGCCTCACTTCCCCGCAGAACCCTCCCTTGTCCAACTCACCTCTTCATGCGTTCTTCAACCTCAGGTGACCTACTTTACTTTGAATTCTCGggctttcttttttcctctggTTTGTCTCTCTTCTAAGTCCTTTGTTTTCTTTCCAGGGTTGCATTTTGGGGCCAAAAAGGAAAATGGGTTTGTGTCAGGAGCTGTTGTGGATTCAAATTTGAGATTTCCGGTGGAGAGCAAGAACAATCCAATAATTGTCATCGACAATTATGACTCCTTTACATACAATCTCTGCCAGGTGAGTTTATTTGAtttcccttttttgtttttgagcaacATGCCAACAACCTTCACATCTC
Coding sequences:
- the LOC120009894 gene encoding uncharacterized protein LOC120009894: MLKMEVVIPARAMDFDFNSARSSPCSSIPSTPKRFGNYSSLSAPTSPTRISEFYREFENFLINDPISGGVPFDWEEMPGTPKSPKKNVVAAADDDFAFDFSQDLEKTSLSAEELFEGGVIRPLKPPPRLQLENRVYDSSKIPLLSPRSPRSPKEIIRNVFSPRRKKVSDPFAAAAEMTRKQAENERGRDRVATSPKNSSRRGARSLSPYRVSQFPLEEEERQQPRQQQQAVTKQSQVNSKSIITPSSSKSSSRRWRLKDFLLFRSASEGRASDRDPLRKYSGLSRKQEDVKTSSFRTTDGSGSGSGSRRRGPVSAHELHYTKNKAATEDLKRRTFLPYKTGILGALFS